From a region of the Streptomyces sp. NBC_00193 genome:
- a CDS encoding DUF885 domain-containing protein: protein MSDIITSDSAARLPRQVADAYVDDLIAIDPITGTYLGVAASSGKLPDLSPAGRAAAAELSRTTLAKLDAAELLPGADSDVERRCARLLRERLTAELAVHEADEDLRAVSNIHSPAHSVREVFSLTPAETDEDWAAIAERLRAVPVAYAGYRECLALGLDRGLFGSPRPTATFIEQLTAWAGEPSDEADAEGGAGFFAEFAAAGPEALRAELDEAAAAATAAVVELRDWMRDVYAPAVEGKPDPVGRERYARWSRYFNGTDLDLDEAYAYGWSEYHRLLAEMKTEAAKILPDAGPWEVLKHLDEHGTHIEGVDEVQAWLQGLMDEAIENLDGTHFELAERVKRVESRIAPPGGAAAPYYTNPSEDFSRPGRTWLPTMGQTRFPVYDLVSTWYHEGVPGHHLQLAQWTHVADQLSRYQASVGLVSANAEGWALYAERLMDELGYLKDAEQRLGYLDCQMMRAARVIVDIGMHLGLEIPADSPFHPGERWTVDLAQEFFGLHSGRPGDFVESELTRYLSMPGQAIGYKLGERAWLLGRDNARAAHGDSFDLKAWHMAALSQGSLGLDDLVDELSKL from the coding sequence ATGTCAGACATCATCACCAGTGACAGCGCCGCACGGCTGCCCCGACAGGTCGCCGATGCCTACGTCGACGACCTCATCGCCATCGACCCGATCACGGGCACCTATCTCGGTGTCGCCGCGAGCTCCGGCAAGCTCCCGGACCTCTCCCCCGCCGGCCGCGCGGCGGCCGCCGAACTCTCCCGCACCACCCTCGCGAAGCTCGACGCCGCCGAGCTCCTGCCCGGCGCCGACAGCGACGTCGAGCGCCGCTGCGCCCGGCTGCTGCGCGAGCGGCTCACCGCCGAGCTCGCCGTTCACGAAGCCGACGAGGACCTGCGCGCGGTCAGCAACATCCACTCCCCCGCGCACTCGGTCCGCGAGGTCTTCTCCCTGACCCCGGCCGAGACCGACGAGGACTGGGCCGCGATCGCCGAGCGGCTGCGCGCCGTACCCGTCGCGTACGCGGGCTACCGCGAGTGCCTCGCGCTCGGCCTGGACCGCGGCCTGTTCGGCAGCCCGCGCCCCACCGCCACCTTCATCGAGCAGCTCACCGCCTGGGCCGGCGAGCCCTCCGATGAAGCTGACGCCGAGGGCGGGGCCGGCTTCTTCGCCGAGTTCGCCGCCGCCGGCCCCGAGGCGCTGCGCGCCGAGCTCGACGAGGCCGCCGCCGCCGCGACCGCCGCCGTCGTGGAACTGCGCGACTGGATGCGGGACGTGTACGCCCCCGCCGTCGAGGGCAAGCCCGACCCGGTGGGCCGCGAGCGCTACGCCCGCTGGTCGCGCTACTTCAACGGCACCGACCTGGACCTCGACGAGGCGTACGCCTACGGCTGGTCGGAGTACCACCGGCTGCTGGCGGAGATGAAGACGGAAGCCGCCAAGATCCTGCCGGACGCCGGTCCCTGGGAGGTGCTCAAGCACCTGGACGAGCACGGCACCCACATCGAGGGCGTGGACGAGGTCCAGGCCTGGCTGCAGGGCCTGATGGACGAGGCCATCGAGAACCTCGACGGCACGCACTTCGAACTCGCCGAGCGGGTCAAGCGGGTGGAGTCGCGGATCGCCCCTCCGGGCGGCGCCGCGGCCCCGTACTACACGAACCCGTCCGAGGACTTCTCCCGTCCGGGCCGCACCTGGCTGCCGACGATGGGGCAGACCCGTTTCCCCGTCTACGACCTGGTCTCCACCTGGTACCACGAGGGCGTTCCGGGCCACCACCTCCAGCTGGCGCAGTGGACGCACGTGGCGGACCAGCTCTCCCGCTACCAGGCCAGCGTCGGTCTCGTCAGCGCCAACGCCGAGGGCTGGGCGCTGTACGCGGAGCGGCTCATGGACGAGCTGGGCTACCTCAAGGACGCCGAGCAGCGCCTCGGCTACCTGGACTGCCAGATGATGCGCGCCGCGCGGGTCATCGTGGACATCGGCATGCACCTGGGTCTGGAGATCCCGGCGGATTCGCCGTTCCACCCGGGCGAGCGCTGGACGGTGGACCTGGCGCAGGAGTTCTTCGGCCTGCACAGCGGCCGGCCGGGCGACTTCGTCGAGAGCGAGCTGACCCGCTACCTGTCGATGCCCGGCCAGGCGATCGGCTACAAGCTGGGCGAGCGCGCCTGGCTGCTGGGCCGTGACAACGCGCGTGCCGCGCACGGTGATTCCTTCGACCTGAAGGCCTGGCACATGGCGGCACTGTCCCAGGGCTCGCTGGGCCTGGACGACCTGGTGGACGAGCTGTCGAAGCTCTGA
- a CDS encoding GNAT family N-acetyltransferase, with protein MTEPIPASAHRPHRHHWRRDVVELAALFCAVAVADAIANLVVHGPRGPVLLVASAVALLVTAAFHTWWARRHSHAPPPTDTALPDPAATGTGAGAVAEAARASGTDTPLTSALWRMRTTVRDEPGSLAALCTALARSGVDILTLQTHPLPEGGTVDEFLLRAPQQLPSADLTRAIAGAGGHSTWIERADAHDLVDTPTRVLGLATRTALDAAELPLALRQLLGRCTIHSIPATTLSGRPNAGADAPVEGVLEATVMRLRDPSGGAITIERPYLPFTPTEFARARALVELDARLGPRVPRSRDVLTLPEGNEITVRRADGSDLPAARAMHDRCSERTLGLRYHGPVADADRYLGHLLSPRFGRTLAATTASGKLVALGHLLWDGDETEVALLIEDDWQRRGIGSELLGRLIGMAVEAGCDSVYAVTQAQNTGMVAAMRGLGLPLDYQIEEGTLVITARLDATPVSSRLPYELPGESRGLPRGRQ; from the coding sequence GCCCACCGTCCCCACCGCCACCACTGGCGCCGCGACGTCGTCGAACTCGCCGCTCTCTTCTGCGCCGTCGCGGTCGCCGACGCCATCGCCAATCTCGTCGTGCACGGTCCCCGCGGCCCGGTGCTGCTCGTCGCCTCGGCCGTCGCACTCCTGGTCACGGCGGCGTTCCACACCTGGTGGGCACGCCGCCACAGCCATGCGCCGCCTCCCACGGACACCGCGCTCCCGGACCCGGCAGCCACAGGTACGGGTGCCGGGGCGGTCGCGGAGGCGGCCCGCGCATCCGGTACGGACACCCCGCTGACCTCCGCCCTGTGGCGGATGCGGACGACCGTGCGCGACGAGCCCGGCAGCCTCGCCGCGCTCTGCACCGCCCTCGCCCGCAGCGGGGTCGACATCCTGACCCTGCAGACGCACCCCCTCCCCGAGGGCGGCACGGTGGACGAGTTCCTGCTGCGCGCCCCGCAGCAGCTTCCCTCCGCCGACCTCACCCGGGCCATCGCCGGCGCGGGCGGCCACAGCACCTGGATCGAGCGCGCCGACGCCCACGACCTGGTCGACACCCCGACCCGCGTCCTGGGACTGGCCACCCGCACCGCACTGGACGCCGCCGAGCTGCCGCTCGCCCTGCGCCAGCTGCTCGGCCGGTGCACCATCCACTCGATCCCGGCGACCACCCTCTCCGGGCGCCCCAACGCCGGCGCCGACGCGCCCGTCGAGGGCGTCCTGGAGGCCACGGTCATGCGGCTGCGCGACCCGTCCGGCGGTGCCATCACCATCGAGCGGCCCTACCTGCCCTTCACCCCGACCGAGTTCGCCCGCGCCCGCGCGCTCGTGGAGCTGGACGCCCGGCTCGGGCCGCGGGTCCCGCGCAGCCGGGACGTACTGACCCTCCCCGAGGGCAACGAGATCACCGTCCGCCGCGCCGACGGCTCCGACCTGCCCGCGGCCCGCGCCATGCACGACCGCTGCTCGGAGCGCACCCTCGGCCTGCGCTACCACGGCCCCGTCGCCGACGCCGACCGCTACCTCGGCCACCTGCTGAGCCCGCGCTTCGGCCGCACCCTCGCGGCGACCACCGCCTCCGGCAAGCTCGTGGCCCTCGGCCACCTGCTCTGGGACGGCGACGAGACCGAGGTGGCGCTGCTCATCGAGGACGACTGGCAGCGCCGCGGCATCGGCTCCGAGCTGCTGGGCCGGCTGATCGGGATGGCCGTCGAGGCCGGATGCGACAGCGTGTACGCCGTCACCCAGGCCCAGAACACCGGCATGGTCGCCGCCATGCGCGGCCTCGGCCTCCCCCTCGACTACCAGATCGAGGAGGGCACCCTGGTGATCACGGCCCGGCTGGACGCGACCCCGGTCAGCTCCCGGCTGCCGTACGAGCTCCCGGGCGAATCCCGCGGCCTGCCCCGCGGCCGGCAGTGA
- a CDS encoding SMC family ATPase, producing MRLHRLRITAFGPFAEPQEIDFDALSGAGIFLLHGPTGAGKTSVLDAVCYALYGSVPGSRQAPGTSLRSDHAASDTPTEITLELTAGGRRLEITRRPEQDRPKKRGTGTTKDKAQSWLREYDGEKWAALSRSHQEIGEEIEQLLGMSREQFCQVVLLPQGEFARFLRADEVARGRLLGRLFDTRRFAAVETLLGERRRAAEAKVRAGDEQVLHTAQRLAQAAGDAADLRAWPLPRHQPGDPGLAGAIRAWAAVARCSARERLTVAEYALAAVEGRHAAARRAAEEARELDRLQRRHAETTRRAALLTEAGPERERVRALLDRARRGALVAPALELRGAAAGAHMAAAHAESVARAELPPQLAEAGTEQLAAVEQRLREDLGALGAARRAEQRSAEIGRERADLERESRAAEEQQQETAEWLGRWDATRTELAGRADAAQQAATLAEQLAGKLEPARLHLHAARRRDALDADAEQASGELLTAREESAAARERWLELKETRLRGIAAELAAALVEGEPCTVCGAAEHPAPARPAPGHVDRAAEEAAHARFEGAEERRAGVERRLAAVREARAEAAAAAGEATTSELLELTSVLSSRHAEAHAAAAGLHTARERLARAEREHAVRSAERSEAEARAAARASRREALDREQASLEAELALVRADAPSVAARAGVLEDRVRMVTAAAASLRRAETTAARLKEADDQLADAAFKAGFDTTEEAAEAVLPEYERSALQRRTDAWQAEEAMLADRLGESDTAAAAALPPAAPEAAEAYAALAAAKLRTAGSAVDAARVRCKDLDGLSLQVERELRSLGPLREAYERVARLAGLTAGTSADNERKMRLEAYVLAARLEQVAAAATVRLLRMSGGRYTLLHSDAKASGRGRSGLGLHVVDAWTGSERDTATLSGGETFFASLALALGLADVVTDEAGGMRLDTLFIDEGFGSLDDQALDEVLDVLDSLRERDRSVGIVSHVADLRTRVQTQLEIVKQRGGSVVRHRTAGGTG from the coding sequence ATGAGGCTGCACCGGCTGCGCATCACCGCCTTCGGGCCCTTCGCCGAACCCCAGGAGATCGACTTCGACGCCCTCTCCGGCGCCGGGATCTTCCTGCTGCACGGTCCCACCGGCGCGGGCAAGACCTCCGTCCTGGACGCCGTGTGTTACGCCCTGTACGGGTCCGTTCCCGGATCCCGGCAGGCCCCCGGCACCAGCCTGCGCAGTGACCACGCGGCCTCCGACACCCCGACCGAGATCACCCTCGAGCTCACCGCGGGCGGGCGGCGCCTGGAGATCACCCGGCGCCCCGAGCAGGACCGGCCCAAGAAGCGCGGCACCGGGACGACGAAGGACAAGGCGCAGAGCTGGCTGCGCGAGTACGACGGGGAGAAGTGGGCCGCGCTGAGTCGGTCCCATCAGGAGATCGGTGAGGAGATCGAGCAGCTGCTCGGCATGAGCCGCGAGCAGTTCTGCCAGGTCGTGCTGTTGCCGCAGGGGGAGTTCGCGCGCTTCCTGCGGGCCGACGAGGTGGCGCGGGGACGGCTGCTGGGGCGGCTCTTCGACACCCGGCGCTTCGCCGCAGTCGAGACCCTGCTGGGTGAGCGCCGCCGCGCCGCCGAGGCCAAGGTCCGCGCCGGAGACGAGCAGGTGCTGCACACCGCCCAGCGGCTCGCCCAGGCCGCCGGGGACGCCGCCGACCTGCGCGCCTGGCCGCTGCCCCGGCACCAGCCGGGCGACCCCGGGCTGGCCGGGGCGATCCGTGCCTGGGCCGCCGTCGCGCGGTGTTCCGCCCGGGAGCGGCTCACCGTCGCCGAGTACGCGCTCGCCGCCGTCGAGGGGCGCCACGCCGCCGCCCGGCGGGCCGCCGAGGAGGCGCGGGAGCTCGACCGGCTGCAGCGCCGGCACGCGGAGACCACCCGTCGGGCGGCCCTGCTCACCGAGGCCGGTCCGGAGCGGGAGCGGGTGCGCGCCCTGCTCGACCGGGCCCGGCGCGGAGCCCTGGTCGCCCCCGCCCTGGAGCTGCGCGGAGCCGCCGCCGGCGCCCACATGGCCGCCGCGCACGCGGAGTCGGTGGCCCGGGCGGAGCTGCCGCCGCAGCTGGCCGAGGCGGGGACCGAGCAGCTGGCCGCGGTCGAGCAGCGGCTGCGCGAGGATCTGGGAGCCCTCGGAGCCGCCCGCCGCGCCGAGCAGCGCAGCGCCGAGATCGGCCGCGAACGGGCCGACCTGGAACGGGAGTCCCGGGCCGCCGAGGAGCAGCAGCAGGAGACCGCCGAGTGGCTCGGCCGCTGGGACGCCACCCGGACCGAGCTGGCCGGGCGCGCGGACGCCGCCCAGCAGGCCGCGACCCTGGCCGAGCAGCTCGCCGGCAAGCTGGAGCCCGCCCGGCTGCACCTGCACGCCGCCCGGCGGCGCGACGCCCTCGACGCCGACGCGGAGCAGGCCTCGGGCGAACTGCTCACCGCGCGCGAGGAGTCGGCCGCCGCCCGGGAGCGCTGGCTGGAGCTCAAGGAGACCCGGCTGCGCGGGATCGCCGCCGAACTCGCCGCCGCCCTGGTGGAGGGGGAGCCCTGCACCGTGTGCGGGGCCGCGGAGCACCCGGCTCCGGCCCGCCCCGCCCCCGGTCACGTCGACCGGGCCGCGGAGGAGGCGGCGCACGCCCGCTTCGAGGGGGCCGAGGAGCGCAGGGCCGGCGTCGAGCGCAGGCTGGCCGCCGTCCGGGAGGCCCGCGCCGAGGCCGCGGCCGCCGCGGGTGAAGCCACCACCTCCGAACTCCTGGAACTCACCTCCGTGCTGAGTTCCCGTCACGCCGAGGCGCACGCAGCCGCCGCCGGACTGCACACCGCCCGCGAGCGGCTGGCCCGCGCCGAGCGGGAGCACGCGGTGCGCAGCGCCGAGCGGAGCGAAGCCGAGGCCCGGGCCGCGGCACGGGCTTCGCGCCGTGAGGCCCTCGACCGGGAACAGGCCTCGCTGGAAGCGGAGCTGGCCCTCGTGCGGGCGGACGCGCCCAGCGTCGCGGCCCGCGCCGGAGTCCTGGAGGACCGGGTCCGCATGGTCACGGCGGCGGCCGCCTCGCTGCGCCGGGCCGAAACCACCGCCGCCCGGCTGAAAGAGGCCGACGACCAGCTCGCCGACGCCGCCTTCAAGGCCGGCTTCGACACCACCGAGGAGGCGGCCGAGGCCGTGCTCCCCGAGTACGAACGCAGCGCGCTCCAACGCCGCACGGACGCCTGGCAGGCGGAGGAGGCCATGCTGGCCGACCGCCTCGGCGAGAGCGACACCGCCGCGGCGGCGGCCCTGCCCCCGGCCGCGCCGGAGGCGGCCGAGGCGTACGCGGCGCTGGCCGCCGCGAAGCTTCGTACGGCCGGGTCCGCCGTGGACGCGGCCCGGGTCCGGTGCAAGGACCTCGACGGGCTCTCCCTCCAAGTGGAGCGGGAGCTGCGCTCCCTGGGACCGCTGCGCGAGGCCTACGAACGGGTGGCCCGGCTCGCCGGACTCACCGCGGGCACCTCCGCGGACAACGAGCGCAAGATGCGGCTGGAGGCCTACGTGCTCGCGGCCCGGCTCGAACAGGTCGCCGCCGCGGCCACCGTACGGCTGCTGCGCATGTCGGGCGGCCGCTACACCCTGCTGCACTCCGACGCCAAGGCGAGCGGACGGGGGCGTTCCGGGCTCGGGCTGCACGTGGTCGACGCCTGGACCGGCAGCGAGCGGGACACCGCCACGCTGTCCGGCGGCGAGACCTTCTTCGCCTCGCTCGCCCTCGCGCTGGGCCTGGCCGACGTGGTCACCGACGAGGCGGGCGGCATGCGGCTCGACACCCTCTTCATCGACGAGGGGTTCGGCAGCCTCGACGACCAGGCGCTGGACGAGGTGCTCGACGTGCTGGACTCGCTGCGCGAACGCGACCGCAGCGTCGGCATCGTGAGCCACGTCGCCGACCTGCGGACCCGGGTGCAGACCCAGCTGGAGATCGTCAAGCAGCGCGGAGGTTCGGTGGTGCGGCACCGCACGGCGGGCGGAACGGGCTGA